DNA sequence from the Marinilongibacter aquaticus genome:
TTCATTCTGGCCTTGTTGCGGCTGTTTCTTTCGCCATTGCGGTCGAATACACGCAGTACAGCTTCCGTAAAAGGAATTATCTGATCTTCAGGCAGAAATTCATAAGCCAAATCGGCCATTCTGGGTTGGGCACCCAAGCCGCCGCCCACTACGACCTTGAAACCTCTCAAACCGTTTTTCACCTTGGGTATAAAGCCCAAATCGTGCATATACGAAAGAGCGGTATCCTCATCGTTGCTCGAAAAAGAAAATTTCATTTTCCTTCCCATGTCTTGGCAAATTGGGTTACGCAAGAAATAAGAGAAAGTGGCATGTGCATAAGGTGTCACATCAAAAGGCTCTTCCTTGTCCACTCCAGCCGTGACAGAAGCCGTGACATTCCGCACAGTATTTCCGCAGGCTTCACGCATGGTCACTTTGTCTTTTTCCAGTTCGCTCCACAATTGAGGTGTGCGATCCAAGCTCACAAAGTGTATCTGAATATCTTGACGCGTAGTGAAATGCAGATTCCCTGTAGAATATTCGTCCGACACATCCGCAATTCTTCTCCACTGGTCGAATGTCATTTTCCCGTAGGGCAATTTAATCCGTACCATTTGTACGCCCTGCTGACGCTGCCCGTACACTCCACGAGCCAAACGCAGGCTACGAAATTTCTCTTCGACAATCTTGCCTTCTTGGAACAAGCGAATTTTCCGTTCAAGATCGATAATGTCTTTTTCAACTAACGGATTCTCCAATTCTGTCCTGAAACTCTGCATAGTATTTTCCCTTTTTACGTATGATTGGTTTACAAAGATATTAATAATCTACTAACTTGGTAGACTATATAGATTTATAATCAAAAAAAAGTCGAATCTTCATACCCCATTTTAATTTATTCCTATCCGAAAACGGTCGAAAAGACCTTCTGATCAAATCGAATACGTTTTCCCTTCTTCGGCCAAAACCGCGTTTTGGAATACCGATTTGGCCTCAATCAAATGTTGATCCAGATTTTTGTAACGCGAAGAAAAGTGTCCCAATACCAATTTTTTCACAGCCGCACATTTCGCAATTTCGGCCGCTTGTGAAGCCGTACTGTGCTGCGTCATTTCTGCACGCGACTTCAATTCGTCGGTAAAAGTAGCCTCGTGGTAAAGCAAATTAGCCCCTTCAATTATGGGAATCAAATCGGGCTTATAGGCCGTATCCGAGCAATAAGCCAACTTTTTCTCTGGCGTGCCCGGAATAGTATAGTCTGAAGATTTAAAGATTTCGCCCGTCATCGGGTCTTCCACATCCAACCCTTCTTTCAACATGCCCATAAAATGCACTGGAAAGTTTTCGGGCAATTTATCGGCCAGAATGTGCCGCTTCCCTTCTGCCCTGCTGATCAAAAAGCCCGTTGTGGGAATGCGGTGAATCAAAGGGAAGCTTTCGATCTTGAAAAAAGTTTTGTCCAAAACCAACTCCACTTCTTTATTCTGGGTGGGCACGAAAATCAGTTCATAATTCAGTTTATTGTTCGAATTCTCGATTTGCAATTCGATGATTTTGATCAAATCGGGCGGCCCGATCAAGGTCAAAGGTTCTTTTCTTTGACTTAAACTCAAACTAGACAACAGTCCGGCCAAACCGAAGTAGTGATCGCCGTGCAAATGGCTTATACAAATTGTTTTCAGCTTATTCGGCTTAATCTTCTGCTCGAGCAAACGGTATTGTGTGGCCTCTCCACAGTCGATCAGCACATACTCGTTGTCAATTTGTACCAAAAAAGCCGAAGGGTGTTTTCCCAGTTGTGGAGTAGCGGATCCTGTGCCTAAAACTGTGAATTTCAAATTAAACTCTTTTTATTCTCCCAATTCCTCTTTGAACTGCCTCTCCAATTCATGCATCATGATGGCCTCTTCGGCTTCGTGCACAGTGGGCAGAAAAACAATATGATCAAAACCCCATTTCTCGACAATTGGTTTCGCATTCAACTCGGCCACCACGATCAATATGCCCCCGCTCTCTTCAATTTGCTTCTCCACCGCAACAATATCCTCCTCGTTCGGGACCGTCTTGGCCTGCAATACAAAGTCGCGAAAACCCTCACCTTCTATTTGTTTTCCAATCAAAACCTGAAGTTTTTGCCCCTCGGCTGCATTCGTTTCTGTCAACAGCATATACTGCTCTTTTGCTTCTTCTCGAAATTGCATACATCAAATGTTTTTTGTTTTGAATACTACCTTTACGGCTCCTGATTAAAGCTGTTGTTCTTTTAAAAAGCTTTTGACCGTCTTTGCAAAAAAGCCGATGGCAAGGTAAATTTTATTTTCGAAAACCGAAGCAATCGAAATGATTTTAGGTCAATGGGCCACTTATTCAAAGATAAATTAGATTTTCAGGGGTCAAGTCATGGCTTGAAATTTTAATTTGTATTTTTGCCGAAACTATTAAACCCCCTTCTCTTTGGATGAGGATATTGATCGTACACCAATTTCTTTGGGCCCATTATAAAGCAGGTATTTTTAAAAATCTCGAACAGCTTGTCGACGAATCGCAAGGGCAAGACGAACTGCACATCATCCAAACGGCCATTTTCGAAAAAGCTCGGCGAGATTTTGGCAAAGCCGATACCTCGATTCACAATTACCGCTACGAATTGCTTTTCGACGATGTCTACGAAAATACTGGCTATTGGAATCGACTGAAGAAAGTTTGGGCCCGAATTCGTGCATTCAAACCCGACGTGATCAACCTGCCCGGCTATTACGAGCCTGCCATGGTGACGGTGCAGTTTATGGCCAAAATATTATTGCGAAAAAAAATAATTCTTTCGGTCGATTCTACCGAAGGCGACAATCCGAACAAATGGTACGGTGAACTTTTAAAGCGAATTATCATCTCCTTGGCCGATGGCTTTTTCTGCTACGGGAAGCTTTCTGCCGATTATATGCTGAAACTCGGAGCAAAGGAAGAGCAGATACTTATGCGACGAAACTCGGTAAACAACGATTTGGTGCGGAAAATACACGACGATTTTAAGGAAAGTACGGATTACGAAAGCGAGAAAAGGAAACTGCCCAAATATAATTTCATATTTGTTGGGCGTTTTTTGGCCATCAAAAACATTCGCCTTTTGGTGGAAACCTTCCTTAAGCTCGAAAAGGCTGAAGATTGGGGTTTGATTTTGGTTGGAGACGGGCCATTACGCGAAGAAATAGAAACGTTCTGCCAGGGAAACCCAAGCATAAACAGTTTTCCGCCCACGAATTGGGACGGCGTACCCAAGCGAATGGCCTTGGCCGATGTATTGGTTTTGCCCAGCTATTCAGAACCTTGGGGGCTTGTGACCAACGAAGCCATGGTTTGCGGCAAACCCGTGATTGTTTCGCAAAAAGCGGGTTCGGCACACGATTTGGTAAAAAATGGCAAAAACGGTTTTACCTTTGATGCCTACTCTGGGGATGATTTGCTGGAAAAGTTGCAATTTTTCGTCGATAATCCGGCAGCAGTTCAGAGCTTTGGAAAAAATGCAGAAGAAACCATTCAAGAATTTGCCCCCGAAAAAGTAGCAGAAGATATGTACAACGGCTTTAAAAGAATAATCGCGGCATGAGCATTTTCGACAAGTTTTTGAAAAATCGTGATGCATTTGCCGTGAGCATGGTATTCTGCAGCGGCCCTTTGAATTACGCCCTTCGTGACGGTATCGGGCTTGCTCCAAACAACACAGCTTTTTCGATGCTTTTCATGTTCGGTTGGATATTTTTCGTGCTCCCATACCGCAACTTCAAAAAGCTTTACAAAAACGATACTCCTCTTACTCTGCTGGCTGTGGTTTACCTTTTGGTAACTGTCGCCTATATGTTTATCTATACCAAAGAGTATTATTTGCCGCTTACGGTCAAGCTCTACGACTGCGTCGTTATTTTCCTTTCGGCCTATTTTTTGTATTTCATTTCTACCTTTTCCGAGGAAAAATTACGCCTCAATTTCCTCAAAATTTCCATTGCCATTTCCTTTGTTGGTACGGTGAGCGTAATGCTTTTAGTATTGACCAATCCGAATTTTGTATTGGGGCAGCGTCTGGCACTTTCTTTCAATGGCGATTCGGCAGGCGATGCAATGGGAAACCCCCACATTTACGGTAGAGGAGCTGTATTTGGCATTGTTTCATCTTTGGTCTACCTCAAATACGAAACGGTATCGCGGTACCGCACCATGACCTACTTCGCCTTGTTAATCTTTTTGGCCATGTTGGTCTTGGCACAAGCCATGTCGTCTATTTTGGGTGGTTTTGGCATAATTGCCTGCTTCTTGTGGTTCAACACCTCTTGGAAGAGCCTATCGAAATACTCGAAAAAAATATTCTCAAAATGGTATTTCTGGGTCATCCTGATTTTACTTATCGGAAAAGGGATCGACTTCATCCAAAAAAACGAGGCCATTGTCGATTTAGCCTACACGGTAATTGAGCGTAGAATCGAGAAATTGGCCAATACTTTTCTTCCGGAGGAAGATTCGCCCTATGCCGAAGAAGTCGAAGAAGACCAGTCGGCTTTGGGCCGTGTGGCTACAATGGGTATTGTTTGGGAAACCCTTCAAGAGAATTTTGAAGACGGTCAATACCAAAAGATCATTTTCGGAAACGGCTATTACGCCCTTTATGTCGATGTGCCCATAATCGAAGTTTTCAATTCCTACGGCTTATTTGGCTTGGTTATTTTCTCCATTTTCTTTTTCAGCATGTTGCGTTATGCCCTTAAGGAAATGCGAAACCCACAGACCATAATCGGTGAATTTGCAGCCTATGGCTTTGTATATTTCTTCATTTTCACCTTCACCAACGGCCTTATCATGGACTACAACAGGTGGACATTCTTTGCTTTGATGTGTAGATTCATGTCGGCAAAAAATAATTTTCTACCGCTTGACAAACTACGAAAGTTGTGAGCAAAGACTTTAGACATAACAATTTCGACTTGATACGTTTGGTTGCCGCCGTACAAGTAATGCTTTTCCATGCCTTTACCCATTTCAATGTGCAGGCTCCCTTTGCCGATCAGATAAAAGGCTTTGTTTATTTGCTGCCCGGAGTGCCTATTTTTTTCACCATCAGTGGTTTTTTGATTTACCAATCGTTGGAAAGAAACCGCGACAAATTGAAAAAATACTTTGTCAATCGGGCACTACGCATCTATCCGGCACTCTACGTGTGTTTGGCTTTCACGCTTTTGTTGCTGATCATTTCCAGAGAGCTCAATTGGGATGTCGCCTTCAAAGGTTCCTTTATTGCTTGGCTTTTTGCTCAGCTTTCCATGTTTCAATTCTACCATATTCCCGAATTCGATTCGTGGGGCGTAGGCCGACCAAACGGTAGCCTTTGGTCCATTTCGGTAGAAGTGCAATTCTATTTGTTCTTGCCCATTTTGGTGCTATTCATCATGCCCTTATCCAAGAAAAAATGGGGCAAAAACTTGCTTGTACTGGGCATTGCGGCCCTTTCGATATACTACAATATTTGGTTGAACACACACTTGAACGAAAACCAAACCCTGTATAAGATCATGGACGTATTCTTGATGAAATACCTCTATTTCTTTTGCATGGGCATTTTAATTCACCTCAACTTTGATTGGTTAAAAAAGTACTTGGTCGGCAAAGCTTGGTTTTGGATTCCCTTCTTTATCCTCTTCACGCTCGTTTTCCGCAATTGGTTGAACCTTTTCGAAAACGTGTACGAAACAAATGTTTTGGGCTTGGCGGGCGAAATCATTCTTTCGCTCACGACCATTTCGGCCGCCTATTCTGCTCCGGGCATAAGTGAAAGGCTGCTCCGTGGAAACGACCTCTCGTATGGTATTTACATTTATCACATGCCTGTTTTCAATTACCTGATGATGGAATATCCAAGCCTCAATTGGGCACAATTCATTACAATTTGTTTATCAATTTTAATGATTGCCTCGCTTTCATGGTCGATAGTTGAAAAAAATGTGCTTAAATTAAAAACCAAAATACGAGTATAACACATATGACCGAACAAGCCTCCAACAATCCCAATGTGTATCCACATAGTTTGCTATCCGATTTCGATGTGCACCTTTTCAAAGGCGGCAAACATTACAAGTTGTTTGAAAAACTAGGCTCTCATGTAATTGAAAGAGAAGGCCAAAAAGGCACACATTTTGCCGTTTGGGCCCCCAATGCCGAAGCGGTATCTGTAATTGGCAATTTCAACGGCTGGAACAAAGAATCGCATTTCTTAATGCCACGTTGGGACCACTCTGGAATTTGGGAAGGTTGGATTCCGGAAATTCAAAATGGAGAGGTCTATAAATATGCCATTCGAACCAAGAGCCATGAGTGGCTCGAAAAAGCGGATCCCTTCGCTCTGATGTGGGAAAAACCACCTCGTACAGCCAGTGTAGTTTGGGATACGTATTACGAATGGGACGATAAAAAATGGATGTCTTCACGCGAGGCAAAAAACAGTTTAGAGTCCCCATTTTCGGTTTACGAACTGCATTTGGGCTCTTGGAAAAGAGACCCTGAAGACAACGACCGTCGATTGACCTACAGGGAAATTGCTCGCGATTTGGTGCCGCATGTCAAAGAATTGGGCTTTACGCATGTCGAATTTATGCCCATCATGCAGCATCCTTACGAGCCGAGTTGGGGTTATCAGATCACCGGTTATTTTGCGGCAAGCAGCATATTCGGCAATCCGCAAGACCTGATGTTCTTGATCGAAGAATTGCACAAAAACGACATCGGGGTGATTCTCGACTGGGTTCCTTCGCATTTCCCAGGCGACATGCACGGATTGTACCGATTCGATGGAACGGCCCTCTACGAGCACGAAAATCCATTCGAAGGCTACCATCCAGATTGGAAAAGCTATATTTTCAATTACGGCCGATACGAAGTTCGCTCTTTCCTTATTAGCAATGCCATTTTTTGGCTCGATCGTTTCCATGTCGACGGCCTGCGGGTTGATGCCGTAGCTTCCATGCTTTATCGTGATTATTCGCGAAAAGAAGGCGAATGGATTCCGAATCAATACGGCGGAAGAGAGAATTTGGAAGTGATTTCCTTGTTAAAAGAGGTCAACGAAGAAGTATATAAATCGTATCCCGGTGTGCAAACTATCGCCGAAGAGTCCACGGCTTTTCCGGGCGTTTCGCGTCCTACCTACAGCGGCGGTTTGGGTTTTGGAATGAAATGGATGATGGGTTGGATGAACGACACTTTGGCCTATTTCGAAAAAGATCCGGCCTATCGTAAATTCCACCAAAACGACATTACATTCAGTACAGTTTACGCGTTTTCCGAAAACTTCATGCTGCCACTTTCGCACGATGAAGTAGTATACGGAAAGAAATCGTTGCTCGATAAAATGCCGGGCGACTTGTGGCAAAAATTTGCCAATCTTCGTCTACTGTACCTGTACATGTTTACGCACCCAGGGGCCAAATTGATATTCATGGGCGGAGAATTTGGGCAAATGGCCGAGTGGAATTTCAAATACAGTTTAGATTGGCACGAAGCCGACCAACCTTTGAACAAAGGTGTTTCTGGTCTTTTAAAGGCTCTGAATACCCTGTACCGTCAAGAGAAATCGCTGACAAAATACCAATTTGAAGAAAGAGGTTTCCAATGGCTCGACACCCAAGATCAGGAAAATTCGGTGTTGTACTACACCCGAAAAGCCGATGACGAGCAAATATTTATTGTGTTGAATATGACTCCCGTACCGCGTGAAAACTACCGCTTTGGCGTGCCCGAAAAAGGGAAATACACGCTTTTGGTAAATTCCGACGGAAAGGAATTTGGAGGTAGCGGAGTGGTCGAAAACGAGTGGCAAAGTGAAGACGAAGCCTATCACGGCATGCCCTACTCTGTACGCATGAAACTTCCTCCTTTGGCTGGTTTTATTTTCAAGAAAAAAGGAAAGTAATTATCGAAAAACACTTTTATCCATAAACTTAAATACAGAATATGAAAAAAATAATCCTGGCTATTTTGGCCTTTGCAATTGTCCACACCATTTCGGCTCAAAGTGCGGAACAAATCGTGGAAAAATACATCGAGGCCAAAGGTGGAGCTGAACAATTGGAACAGATTTCATCCATCAAAATGGACGGCAAAGCCAATGCAAATCAAATGGAATTTCCCTTCCACATTTTGATGAAAGGAAAAACCAAATTCAAATCTTATTTTACTTTTCAAGGTAATGATATTGTGCAACCAGCCGCCACCGACGGCAACGATGTGTGGAGCACAAACCCCATGACAATGGAGAATATGAAACTCGAAGGGGACGCGGCTGAAGCCATTCGCAAAGAGGCCCTCGATTTTCCCGATGCTCTGTTGAACTATGCCAAAAATGGGTATACGGTTACGAAAGGAGAAGATGCGGATGTAAACGGAAAAGCTTGTTATACGCTCACACTGGTCAAACCCGATGCCCTGGTCAATGGCCAATCAGTAAGCGGGCAAACTGTCTTTTTCATTAACAAAGAAACTGGGCTTTTAACCAAAAGAACGCAAGAATCTCCCATGGGCGTTTTGGACACCTATCTATCTGACTATAAAGAAGTAAACGGTGTAAATTTCCCCTTTCACTTGGAAACAAAAATGAGTGGAAACACGATCAATGAAGTGGAATTTGAGAATATCCAAACCAATATCGCCATCAACGATATCGAGTTTGCTTATCCAGAATAAAGTAGCTTAAAATATGCTCAACAAAAAAGCATGGATTTCGATCCATGCTTTTTTTCTATTCGAGACAAGAAGTTTCAATTGTCAAAGATTCTTCAGTAAAAATGCCTTAAAACCCGCATAATCCGTTTCCAAAGCCCGAGCCTCTTTCTTCTTACTCAGCAGGCTTTGCAACCTTTCCGGAATAGCCAATTCCCGTCCGAGCACGGCTTCTACATCCGGAAGAAATTTGGCATAATGAGCCGTAGACAAGAAAACTGCAGAAACCGGCTCTTCTTCAGTTTTGAGGTAATCTTGGAGACCCAGATAAGCAATGGCCGTATGCGGACAAACCAAATATCCGTATTTTTCATCTATTTTCTTTATCGCTGCCTTTGTCTCCTCATCCGTGTAAAAATAACCTTTCACATGCTTTTTCACTTCGCTATAATCGTCGCCATACAAGGCTTTCATTCGAGGAAAATTGCTTGGATTTCCTACATCCATTGCATTCGAAATCGTACTAATTGAAGGGTTGATCGGCTCAAAAATACCCGATTCCAAATAAGCTGGCACCACTTTATTCACATTGGTGGCGGCAATAAATTGATGGACGGGCATGCCCATTTTGGCCGCGATAATACCTGCTGAAATATTGCCAAAATTGCCACTGGGTACAGAAAATACAATCGGTAAACCCTTCTTTTTCAAACGCGAATACGTGTAAGCGTAATAGAAAGACTGCGGAATCAATCGAGCTATATTTATCGAATTGGCCGAAGCTAAATTGTACTTTTCACGCAACTCTTCATCCAGAAACGTAGACTTCACCAAGCGTTGGCAATCATCAAATGTTCCATCCACTTCATAAGCTTTGACATTAGCCCCCAAAGTGGTCAATTGCTTTTCCTGTATCTCACTTACCTTTCCTTTCGGATAAAGAATGTGCACCTGAATTTGATCCACGCCAAAAAAGCCTTGTGCCACCGCACCACCCGTATCTCCTGAAGTGGCAACCAAAATATGGATGTCGCGGTTGTTCTTCTTCAAAAAATACGACATCACCGCGGCCATGAAACGAGCTCCGAAATCTTTAAAGGCCATCGAAGGGCCATGAAAAAGTTCTAGACAATAAAGACCTTCCGTCAATTCCACACTCGGGGCATCGAAATCGTAAGCCTGATTGATAAGTGCCTGCAGCTCTTCTTTGGGAATTTCCTGCCCAAAAAAGGCGGAAGCTATTTCAAAGGCAATTTGATTGAAAGTAAGTGTATCACAGGTATCCCAAAATTCCTGCGAAAGGCAGGGAATCTCTTTGGGCATATACAAGCCATTGTCGGGGGGCAAACCCTGAAAAATAGCTTCTTCTATCCCTACTTCTTTACTCTTTCCGTTTGTACTGTAAAACTGCATTTCCTTTTGACTGAATGAGGCCACAATTTTAGGAAAATAAATCCCAAAGACTAAGCTTTGGAAACAAATAAAGTAGATTTGCCGCATGGAAAAATACCAAATGACAGCCAAGACCTTTTCGGGATTGGAAGATGAGCTGGCGAATGAATTGTTCGATTTAGGAGCAA
Encoded proteins:
- a CDS encoding ribonuclease Z, with translation MKFTVLGTGSATPQLGKHPSAFLVQIDNEYVLIDCGEATQYRLLEQKIKPNKLKTICISHLHGDHYFGLAGLLSSLSLSQRKEPLTLIGPPDLIKIIELQIENSNNKLNYELIFVPTQNKEVELVLDKTFFKIESFPLIHRIPTTGFLISRAEGKRHILADKLPENFPVHFMGMLKEGLDVEDPMTGEIFKSSDYTIPGTPEKKLAYCSDTAYKPDLIPIIEGANLLYHEATFTDELKSRAEMTQHSTASQAAEIAKCAAVKKLVLGHFSSRYKNLDQHLIEAKSVFQNAVLAEEGKTYSI
- the thrC gene encoding threonine synthase; translated protein: MRQIYFICFQSLVFGIYFPKIVASFSQKEMQFYSTNGKSKEVGIEEAIFQGLPPDNGLYMPKEIPCLSQEFWDTCDTLTFNQIAFEIASAFFGQEIPKEELQALINQAYDFDAPSVELTEGLYCLELFHGPSMAFKDFGARFMAAVMSYFLKKNNRDIHILVATSGDTGGAVAQGFFGVDQIQVHILYPKGKVSEIQEKQLTTLGANVKAYEVDGTFDDCQRLVKSTFLDEELREKYNLASANSINIARLIPQSFYYAYTYSRLKKKGLPIVFSVPSGNFGNISAGIIAAKMGMPVHQFIAATNVNKVVPAYLESGIFEPINPSISTISNAMDVGNPSNFPRMKALYGDDYSEVKKHVKGYFYTDEETKAAIKKIDEKYGYLVCPHTAIAYLGLQDYLKTEEEPVSAVFLSTAHYAKFLPDVEAVLGRELAIPERLQSLLSKKKEARALETDYAGFKAFLLKNL
- the glgB gene encoding 1,4-alpha-glucan branching protein GlgB; the protein is MTEQASNNPNVYPHSLLSDFDVHLFKGGKHYKLFEKLGSHVIEREGQKGTHFAVWAPNAEAVSVIGNFNGWNKESHFLMPRWDHSGIWEGWIPEIQNGEVYKYAIRTKSHEWLEKADPFALMWEKPPRTASVVWDTYYEWDDKKWMSSREAKNSLESPFSVYELHLGSWKRDPEDNDRRLTYREIARDLVPHVKELGFTHVEFMPIMQHPYEPSWGYQITGYFAASSIFGNPQDLMFLIEELHKNDIGVILDWVPSHFPGDMHGLYRFDGTALYEHENPFEGYHPDWKSYIFNYGRYEVRSFLISNAIFWLDRFHVDGLRVDAVASMLYRDYSRKEGEWIPNQYGGRENLEVISLLKEVNEEVYKSYPGVQTIAEESTAFPGVSRPTYSGGLGFGMKWMMGWMNDTLAYFEKDPAYRKFHQNDITFSTVYAFSENFMLPLSHDEVVYGKKSLLDKMPGDLWQKFANLRLLYLYMFTHPGAKLIFMGGEFGQMAEWNFKYSLDWHEADQPLNKGVSGLLKALNTLYRQEKSLTKYQFEERGFQWLDTQDQENSVLYYTRKADDEQIFIVLNMTPVPRENYRFGVPEKGKYTLLVNSDGKEFGGSGVVENEWQSEDEAYHGMPYSVRMKLPPLAGFIFKKKGK
- a CDS encoding acyltransferase family protein translates to MSKDFRHNNFDLIRLVAAVQVMLFHAFTHFNVQAPFADQIKGFVYLLPGVPIFFTISGFLIYQSLERNRDKLKKYFVNRALRIYPALYVCLAFTLLLLIISRELNWDVAFKGSFIAWLFAQLSMFQFYHIPEFDSWGVGRPNGSLWSISVEVQFYLFLPILVLFIMPLSKKKWGKNLLVLGIAALSIYYNIWLNTHLNENQTLYKIMDVFLMKYLYFFCMGILIHLNFDWLKKYLVGKAWFWIPFFILFTLVFRNWLNLFENVYETNVLGLAGEIILSLTTISAAYSAPGISERLLRGNDLSYGIYIYHMPVFNYLMMEYPSLNWAQFITICLSILMIASLSWSIVEKNVLKLKTKIRV
- a CDS encoding O-antigen ligase family protein — protein: MSIFDKFLKNRDAFAVSMVFCSGPLNYALRDGIGLAPNNTAFSMLFMFGWIFFVLPYRNFKKLYKNDTPLTLLAVVYLLVTVAYMFIYTKEYYLPLTVKLYDCVVIFLSAYFLYFISTFSEEKLRLNFLKISIAISFVGTVSVMLLVLTNPNFVLGQRLALSFNGDSAGDAMGNPHIYGRGAVFGIVSSLVYLKYETVSRYRTMTYFALLIFLAMLVLAQAMSSILGGFGIIACFLWFNTSWKSLSKYSKKIFSKWYFWVILILLIGKGIDFIQKNEAIVDLAYTVIERRIEKLANTFLPEEDSPYAEEVEEDQSALGRVATMGIVWETLQENFEDGQYQKIIFGNGYYALYVDVPIIEVFNSYGLFGLVIFSIFFFSMLRYALKEMRNPQTIIGEFAAYGFVYFFIFTFTNGLIMDYNRWTFFALMCRFMSAKNNFLPLDKLRKL
- a CDS encoding glycosyltransferase family 4 protein, producing the protein MRILIVHQFLWAHYKAGIFKNLEQLVDESQGQDELHIIQTAIFEKARRDFGKADTSIHNYRYELLFDDVYENTGYWNRLKKVWARIRAFKPDVINLPGYYEPAMVTVQFMAKILLRKKIILSVDSTEGDNPNKWYGELLKRIIISLADGFFCYGKLSADYMLKLGAKEEQILMRRNSVNNDLVRKIHDDFKESTDYESEKRKLPKYNFIFVGRFLAIKNIRLLVETFLKLEKAEDWGLILVGDGPLREEIETFCQGNPSINSFPPTNWDGVPKRMALADVLVLPSYSEPWGLVTNEAMVCGKPVIVSQKAGSAHDLVKNGKNGFTFDAYSGDDLLEKLQFFVDNPAAVQSFGKNAEETIQEFAPEKVAEDMYNGFKRIIAA